From the genome of Pseudomonas sp. TMP9, one region includes:
- a CDS encoding thioesterase family protein, with protein sequence MNPPEHLRRDYRHFQPITTRWHDNDVYGHVNNVTYYSFFDSAVNTYLIEVGGLDIHHGSVVGFVVSSSCDYFASIAFPERIEIGLRVGKLGNSSVQYELAVFKEGEHVACAAGRFVHVFVDRSSNRPMSIPENLRAALTVLLVEHAG encoded by the coding sequence ATGAACCCCCCAGAGCACCTGCGTCGCGACTATCGTCACTTCCAGCCCATCACCACGCGCTGGCACGACAACGATGTTTACGGCCATGTGAACAACGTCACCTACTACAGCTTCTTTGACAGCGCGGTGAACACCTACTTGATCGAAGTGGGCGGCCTGGATATTCATCACGGCAGTGTGGTGGGTTTTGTTGTGAGTTCGAGCTGCGACTACTTCGCTTCCATCGCCTTCCCTGAGCGCATCGAGATTGGCTTGCGAGTCGGCAAATTAGGCAACAGCTCGGTTCAATATGAGCTGGCGGTGTTCAAAGAGGGCGAGCATGTTGCCTGCGCCGCCGGGCGCTTTGTGCATGTGTTCGTTGACCGCAGCAGCAATCGGCCGATGAGCATCCCGGAAAATCTGCGCGCTGCGTTGACGGTTCTGTTGGTTGAGCATGCCGGCTAA
- a CDS encoding iron-containing alcohol dehydrogenase, with translation MLPFSFATTAQILCELGASQRVGQLCRERGAQRVLIVTDPGIRQLGLLDSVLPGFAPAGVSVEVFDQVVADPPEAIVLAAVAQAKAFKAQLIIGFGGGSSMDVAKLVALLAHADCSQQLAQLYGVGNARGPRLPLILLPTTAGTGSEVTQISIITTGATSKMGVVSPLLLPDVAVLDAELTLGLPPAVTAATGIDAMVHAIEAYTSVLKKNPLSDLLAREALRLLAANLDEVVHNGANREARQAMLLGSCLAGQAFANAPVAAVHALAYPLGGHFHIPHGLSNALVLPHVLGFNASVAAPLYAELAPLVVGKHLRAGNEVQQTEQFIGALVDFSERSGLPTRLRDAGVAQDMLPTLAHDAMQQQRLLVNNPREVTEAHALAIYQVAY, from the coding sequence ATGCTGCCCTTTAGCTTTGCCACAACCGCACAAATTCTCTGTGAGCTGGGTGCGTCCCAACGCGTGGGCCAATTGTGCCGCGAGCGCGGTGCGCAGCGGGTGCTGATTGTGACTGACCCAGGTATCCGCCAGCTTGGCCTGCTCGACAGCGTGTTGCCGGGGTTTGCGCCGGCCGGTGTCAGTGTTGAGGTGTTCGATCAGGTTGTGGCTGATCCGCCGGAAGCCATCGTGCTGGCTGCAGTGGCGCAGGCCAAGGCGTTTAAGGCGCAGTTGATTATCGGCTTTGGTGGCGGCAGTTCGATGGATGTGGCCAAGCTGGTCGCGCTGCTGGCGCATGCCGATTGCAGCCAGCAACTGGCGCAACTGTATGGCGTCGGTAATGCCCGCGGCCCGCGCCTGCCGCTGATTCTGCTGCCAACCACCGCCGGCACCGGTTCGGAAGTCACCCAGATTTCCATTATCACCACCGGGGCAACCAGCAAAATGGGTGTGGTCTCGCCGTTGCTGTTGCCCGACGTGGCCGTATTGGATGCTGAGCTGACCCTTGGTCTGCCGCCGGCGGTGACAGCGGCCACCGGCATCGACGCCATGGTGCATGCCATTGAGGCCTACACCAGCGTGCTGAAGAAGAACCCGCTGTCTGATCTGCTGGCCCGCGAAGCGCTGCGCCTGCTCGCCGCCAACCTAGATGAAGTGGTGCACAACGGCGCTAACCGCGAGGCGCGTCAGGCCATGTTGCTCGGTTCTTGTTTAGCCGGGCAGGCGTTTGCCAACGCGCCGGTGGCGGCGGTGCATGCGCTGGCGTATCCGCTGGGCGGGCACTTTCATATTCCCCATGGGCTGAGTAACGCGCTGGTGCTGCCGCATGTGCTGGGTTTTAACGCCAGCGTCGCGGCGCCGCTGTATGCCGAGTTAGCACCGTTGGTGGTGGGCAAGCACCTGCGCGCGGGCAACGAGGTGCAGCAAACCGAGCAGTTTATCGGCGCTTTGGTAGATTTTAGCGAACGCAGCGGTTTGCCGACGCGCCTGCGCGATGCGGGCGTGGCCCAAGACATGTTGCCGACCTTGGCTCACGATGCCATGCAGCAGCAGCGCCTGCTGGTGAATAACCCACGGGAAGTGACCGAAGCCCATGCCTTAGCGATCTACCAAGTCGCCTACTGA
- a CDS encoding NAD(P)/FAD-dependent oxidoreductase, protein MSVEHLDVLIIGAGLSGVGAAYHLMKHCPSKRFAILEGRAALGGTWDLFRYPGIRSDSDMFTLGYNFKPWTNPLAIADGPSIRRYIEETAQENGIQEKIRFEHKVLSADWSTEQATWTLQVQRGDEAEPVSIRCQHLLMCTGYYRYEAGYTPEFKGREQFQGTFIHPQLWPENFDYSGKQVVVIGSGATAVTLVPAMADKAKHVTMLQRSPTYVVSLPEGDSISAFLRRFLPEAWVYRLARTRNVAMQMGFFKLSRVWPSLVRKVLLRLAKRELGADFDMRHFSPSYNPWDERVCAVPNGDLFNVLREGKASVVTEHIDGFTATGIRLKSGQELPADVIISATGLELQLFGGMSVAVDGVPFDAAQSMGYRGIMLRDLPNAAVVLGYTNASWTLKADLSSEYFCRLINHMDATGMRQCTPRDAARAVKTAPFLDLASGYIQRAAGKIPSQGDRAPWKLYQNYLFDLALLRYGKVADGYLQFSSPQVVKPTENAAAV, encoded by the coding sequence ATGTCTGTCGAGCATTTGGATGTTTTGATCATTGGCGCGGGTTTATCCGGCGTCGGTGCCGCGTATCACCTGATGAAGCACTGCCCGAGCAAGCGCTTCGCCATCCTTGAGGGCCGTGCCGCACTCGGTGGCACCTGGGACTTGTTTCGTTATCCGGGTATACGTTCCGACTCAGACATGTTCACCCTCGGCTACAACTTCAAACCCTGGACCAACCCACTGGCGATTGCTGACGGCCCGTCGATCCGTCGTTATATCGAAGAAACCGCGCAGGAAAACGGCATTCAGGAAAAGATCCGCTTTGAGCACAAAGTGCTCAGCGCTGACTGGAGCACCGAACAGGCCACATGGACCTTGCAGGTACAGCGTGGCGATGAAGCCGAACCGGTCAGCATACGTTGCCAGCACCTGCTGATGTGCACCGGCTATTACCGTTACGAGGCGGGCTACACCCCTGAATTTAAGGGCCGCGAGCAATTCCAAGGGACGTTTATTCACCCGCAGCTATGGCCGGAAAACTTCGATTACAGCGGTAAGCAAGTGGTGGTTATTGGCAGCGGTGCCACGGCGGTGACGTTAGTGCCGGCCATGGCCGATAAAGCCAAGCATGTGACCATGCTGCAGCGCTCACCGACCTATGTGGTCAGCCTGCCCGAGGGCGACTCGATATCGGCGTTTTTGCGGCGATTTCTACCGGAAGCGTGGGTGTATCGGTTGGCGCGTACGCGCAATGTGGCCATGCAAATGGGCTTCTTCAAACTCTCTAGGGTCTGGCCCAGCTTGGTGCGCAAGGTATTATTACGCCTGGCTAAGCGCGAGCTGGGTGCGGACTTCGACATGCGCCACTTTAGCCCCAGCTACAACCCTTGGGATGAGCGCGTGTGTGCGGTGCCTAACGGCGATCTGTTTAATGTGCTGCGTGAGGGCAAGGCATCGGTGGTGACCGAGCATATCGACGGGTTTACCGCCACCGGCATCCGTCTCAAGTCCGGCCAAGAGCTGCCAGCGGACGTCATCATCAGTGCCACGGGCCTGGAGTTACAGCTATTTGGCGGCATGAGTGTGGCAGTGGATGGCGTGCCTTTCGACGCCGCGCAGAGCATGGGTTATCGCGGCATTATGCTGCGCGACTTGCCGAATGCGGCGGTGGTGTTGGGGTACACCAATGCCAGCTGGACGCTTAAAGCCGATCTATCCAGCGAGTACTTCTGCCGGCTGATCAATCACATGGACGCCACGGGCATGCGCCAATGCACCCCGCGTGATGCGGCGCGAGCCGTTAAAACTGCACCCTTTCTTGATCTTGCTTCCGGCTATATCCAGCGGGCGGCGGGTAAGATCCCCAGCCAAGGCGATCGTGCCCCCTGGAAGCTCTACCAGAACTACCTGTTTGACCTGGCGCTGCTGCGCTATGGCAAGGTTGCAGACGGTTATCTGCAGTTCAGCTCACCGCAGGTCGTGAAACCTACGGAAAACGCTGCCGCGGTCTAG
- a CDS encoding class I SAM-dependent methyltransferase → MTPTDLTTLQQHLISALNSPPPETRRLFHGRGRCWSGLEQITVDWLQGVLLVALFKPLSDSELQALQAMLQALGQSTTWQHSGAHSLLLQQRYLPESPTQWLLGEPLEHWDIGEHGLNYRLDLGKKQNTGLFLDMRHGRQWVQAHAAGKRVLNLFAYTCGFSVAALAGGAQHVVNLDMSRPALSRGRDNHRLNQHDLSQVVFLGYDLFKSWGKVAKYGPYDLIIIDPPSFQRGSFVLSKDYPRTLRRLPELLAANGMVLACSNEPEIGPQYLIDAMASEAPNLRFSERLSNPAEFPDSQPDSALKALVFRHN, encoded by the coding sequence ATGACGCCCACCGACCTCACCACCCTGCAGCAGCACTTGATCAGCGCCTTGAATAGCCCTCCGCCGGAAACTCGCCGCCTGTTTCACGGGCGCGGCCGCTGCTGGTCGGGGCTGGAGCAGATCACGGTGGACTGGCTGCAAGGCGTGCTGCTGGTGGCGCTGTTTAAGCCGCTGAGTGATAGCGAGTTGCAGGCGCTACAGGCGATGTTACAGGCCCTCGGTCAGAGCACGACGTGGCAGCACAGCGGTGCCCACAGCCTGTTGCTGCAACAACGCTATCTGCCCGAAAGCCCTACGCAATGGCTACTCGGTGAACCGCTGGAACATTGGGATATTGGCGAGCACGGCCTGAACTATCGCCTCGATTTGGGCAAAAAACAGAACACCGGGCTGTTCCTCGACATGCGCCATGGCCGCCAATGGGTGCAAGCGCATGCAGCAGGCAAACGCGTGCTCAACTTATTTGCCTACACCTGCGGTTTTTCAGTGGCCGCGTTAGCTGGTGGTGCGCAGCACGTGGTCAATTTAGACATGTCCAGGCCGGCGCTCAGCCGGGGCCGCGACAACCATCGACTCAACCAACATGACCTGAGCCAGGTGGTATTTCTCGGCTATGACCTGTTCAAGTCTTGGGGCAAAGTCGCCAAGTACGGACCTTATGACCTGATCATCATCGACCCGCCGTCCTTCCAGCGCGGCAGCTTTGTTTTGAGCAAAGATTACCCGCGAACGCTGCGCCGTCTGCCCGAGTTGCTCGCCGCCAACGGCATGGTCCTGGCTTGCAGCAACGAGCCAGAAATCGGCCCGCAATACCTGATTGATGCGATGGCCAGTGAAGCGCCCAACCTGCGTTTCAGCGAACGCCTGAGCAACCCCGCGGAGTTCCCGGATAGCCAGCCGGATAGCGCTTTAAAAGCGTTGGTGTTTCGCCACAACTAA
- a CDS encoding cupin domain-containing protein: MKPITVLRETLPIPLLDACKWTRVAGEPHTVNLNAYTSEDGSKIMGTWICTPGKWEVAYEKWEYCHFQEGYCIITPEGEEPIHLRAGDIFVIEVGMKGTWEVVETVRKYFVFA, from the coding sequence ATGAAGCCGATTACCGTACTGCGCGAAACCCTGCCAATACCGCTGCTGGACGCGTGCAAGTGGACCCGCGTCGCCGGTGAGCCGCACACCGTCAACCTGAACGCTTACACCTCAGAAGACGGCAGCAAGATCATGGGCACCTGGATTTGCACCCCAGGTAAGTGGGAAGTGGCTTATGAAAAGTGGGAGTACTGCCACTTTCAGGAAGGCTATTGCATCATCACGCCAGAAGGCGAAGAGCCGATCCACTTGCGCGCCGGTGATATTTTTGTCATTGAAGTGGGCATGAAGGGCACGTGGGAAGTGGTCGAAACCGTGCGCAAGTACTTTGTCTTTGCCTAA
- a CDS encoding ABC transporter permease — protein sequence MSTAPFITPLAPTRTDAPSGLRIGGDWTLAHYASLETEVLRRRGALHGDASIDLQALGALDTAGAALLVELLGAQRLAQLANDAPGLASERRALLQAVGKAIAEAGDAVTVKRIPAWREFFGQIGQSLEELWQQGVALLGFIGMTLAAMAAIALRPSRWRMTSLVAHLQQSGLNAVPIVALLTFLVGAVVAFLGATVLADFGASIYTVDLVAFSFLREFGVLLTAILIAGRTASAYTAQIGSMKANEEIDAIRTLGLDPLELLVLPRVFALLIALPILTFIAMLSGILGGAVVCALSLDIPPTMYLAMLQENIALKHFWVGMAKAPIFAFLIAVIGCLEGFKVTGSAQSVGERTTSSVVQSIFVVIVLDALAALFLMEMGW from the coding sequence ATGAGCACAGCCCCGTTTATCACCCCGCTTGCCCCCACCCGCACGGATGCGCCTTCAGGTTTGCGCATTGGCGGTGACTGGACGCTGGCCCATTACGCCAGCCTCGAAACCGAGGTGTTGCGGCGTCGTGGCGCCTTGCACGGTGACGCCAGCATCGACCTGCAAGCGCTCGGCGCGCTGGATACTGCCGGCGCTGCGCTGCTGGTGGAGTTACTCGGCGCTCAGCGCTTAGCACAACTGGCCAATGATGCGCCGGGGCTGGCCAGTGAGCGCCGGGCCTTATTGCAAGCGGTTGGCAAAGCCATCGCCGAGGCCGGTGATGCTGTAACGGTAAAGCGCATTCCGGCGTGGCGTGAATTCTTCGGCCAAATTGGCCAATCCCTCGAAGAGCTTTGGCAGCAAGGCGTGGCGCTGCTCGGCTTTATCGGCATGACCTTGGCAGCGATGGCAGCGATCGCCTTGCGCCCCAGCCGCTGGCGCATGACGTCGCTGGTCGCCCACCTGCAACAGAGCGGCCTCAATGCGGTACCCATCGTCGCGCTGCTGACCTTCTTGGTGGGCGCCGTGGTGGCCTTTCTCGGTGCCACGGTACTCGCCGACTTTGGTGCGAGCATCTACACCGTTGACCTGGTGGCCTTCTCCTTTTTGCGTGAATTTGGCGTGTTGCTCACCGCCATTTTGATCGCCGGCCGCACCGCCAGCGCCTATACCGCACAGATTGGCTCGATGAAGGCCAACGAAGAAATCGACGCCATCCGCACCCTCGGTCTCGACCCACTGGAACTGCTGGTGTTGCCACGGGTGTTTGCCTTGCTGATCGCCCTGCCAATCCTGACGTTTATCGCCATGCTCAGCGGCATCCTTGGCGGCGCGGTGGTCTGTGCCCTGAGCCTAGACATCCCGCCGACCATGTACCTGGCCATGCTGCAGGAAAATATCGCCCTCAAACACTTCTGGGTCGGCATGGCCAAAGCGCCGATATTTGCCTTTCTGATCGCGGTAATTGGTTGTTTGGAGGGCTTTAAAGTCACCGGCAGCGCGCAATCAGTCGGTGAGCGCACCACCTCCAGCGTGGTTCAGTCGATTTTTGTGGTGATTGTGCTCGACGCCCTCGCCGCGTTGTTTCTCATGGAGATGGGCTGGTGA
- a CDS encoding ATP-binding cassette domain-containing protein has protein sequence MTGEAIIQVRQLVNRFGSQTVHQNLDLDLYRGEVLGVVGGSGTGKSVLLRSILGLRRANSGSVRVFGEELLDLPPERRSQLERRFGVLYQRGALFSSLTVTENIALPLIEHAGLSRTSAERLALVKLALVGLAREAGDKYPTELSGGMVKRAALARALALEPEILFLDEPTAGLDPIGAAAFDQLILTLRDALGLSVFLVTHDLDTLYTICDRVAVLAEQRVLVADRLDVVAATDNPWIDQYFHGPRGRAAEQAANGAPGRS, from the coding sequence GTGACGGGCGAAGCCATTATCCAAGTGCGTCAACTGGTGAATCGCTTCGGCAGCCAAACGGTGCACCAAAATCTCGATTTAGACCTGTATCGCGGTGAAGTACTGGGTGTGGTCGGCGGCTCTGGCACCGGCAAGTCGGTATTACTGCGCAGCATTCTCGGCTTGCGCCGCGCCAATTCCGGCAGCGTGCGGGTCTTTGGTGAAGAGCTGCTGGATCTGCCGCCTGAGCGCCGCTCGCAACTGGAACGGCGCTTCGGTGTGCTGTATCAACGCGGCGCATTGTTTTCCTCGCTGACGGTGACGGAAAACATCGCCTTGCCGCTAATCGAGCACGCGGGCCTCAGCCGCACCTCGGCCGAGCGCTTGGCACTGGTCAAGCTGGCACTGGTCGGCTTGGCGCGTGAAGCCGGTGACAAATACCCCACCGAGCTGTCTGGTGGCATGGTCAAGCGCGCAGCACTGGCCCGCGCCTTGGCGCTGGAGCCAGAGATTTTGTTTCTCGATGAACCCACCGCCGGGCTTGATCCGATTGGCGCAGCGGCTTTTGACCAACTGATTCTGACCCTGCGCGATGCGCTCGGCCTCAGCGTGTTTCTGGTCACCCACGACCTCGACACGCTCTACACCATCTGTGATCGGGTGGCGGTGTTAGCGGAACAACGCGTGCTGGTGGCCGACCGCCTGGACGTGGTGGCCGCCACCGACAACCCATGGATTGACCAATACTTTCACGGCCCGCGCGGACGCGCAGCCGAACAGGCGGCCAACGGCGCGCCAGGGAGAAGCTAA
- a CDS encoding MlaD family protein, whose amino-acid sequence MEPRAHHVLIGLFTVLMAAAALGFALWLSKASSEQEWRDYDVIFNEAVSGLSQGSVVQYSGIKVGDVIDLRLDPKDPRKVRAHIRVSASTPIKQDTRARLSITGITGAALIQLHSGTPDSPILASQGNQRAEIIADRSPLARLMTNGEDLVISVTRLLDRANQLFSQENVGRISRTLENIEQTSASVAAQRDELRQALQHMSTASQEAADLMRNANQLISGQGRDAMDSASRLMASLERSSNTVEQLLIDNRSALDGGMQGIGELGPTIGELRETLSALRSFSRRLEEDPAGYLLRSDTIKEFQP is encoded by the coding sequence ATGGAACCGCGTGCGCACCACGTGTTGATTGGCCTGTTCACCGTGCTGATGGCAGCGGCCGCGCTGGGCTTTGCGTTGTGGCTGAGCAAGGCCAGTTCGGAGCAAGAGTGGCGTGACTATGACGTGATCTTCAACGAGGCCGTCAGCGGCTTGTCTCAGGGCAGCGTGGTGCAATACAGCGGCATCAAGGTCGGTGATGTGATCGACCTGCGCCTAGACCCCAAAGACCCGCGCAAAGTCCGCGCCCATATTCGCGTCAGCGCCAGTACCCCGATCAAGCAAGACACCCGCGCACGCCTATCAATCACCGGGATTACCGGCGCCGCGTTGATCCAGCTGCACAGCGGCACCCCAGACAGCCCAATCCTTGCCAGCCAAGGTAACCAACGGGCGGAAATTATCGCCGACCGCTCGCCGCTGGCACGCTTAATGACCAACGGTGAAGACTTAGTCATCAGCGTCACGCGCCTGCTCGACCGCGCTAACCAACTGTTCTCCCAAGAGAATGTCGGGCGTATTTCGCGCACCCTGGAAAACATCGAACAAACCAGCGCCAGCGTCGCCGCACAGCGCGATGAGCTGCGCCAGGCGCTGCAACACATGAGCACAGCCAGCCAGGAAGCTGCCGACCTGATGCGCAACGCCAACCAGCTCATCAGCGGTCAGGGCCGTGACGCGATGGACAGCGCCAGCCGCCTGATGGCCTCACTGGAACGCAGCAGCAACACCGTCGAACAGTTACTGATAGACAACCGCAGCGCGCTCGATGGCGGCATGCAGGGGATTGGCGAACTGGGCCCGACCATCGGCGAACTGCGCGAAACCCTCAGCGCCCTGCGCTCCTTCTCCCGCCGCTTGGAAGAAGACCCTGCCGGCTACCTGCTGCGCAGCGACACCATTAAGGAGTTCCAACCATGA
- a CDS encoding ABC-type transport auxiliary lipoprotein family protein — MNRLRLLAAVALISSLSACSIWPKSPVLSVYRLPATHLPAHTGSTTWTLRVNTPYSSQLLDSTRIAVVPPGDQVSAYQGVRWSDRAPLLLRDRLIDAFLDDGRLRAVSSDSARLQADLELDGDLRAFHSEYQNGQPVTRILFEARLVQSGTLRILASRRFNVSQTARDTSVPAVVNAFGEAGDQLAREVLEWTLSQGQTAQQQ, encoded by the coding sequence ATGAACCGCCTTCGCCTGCTTGCCGCCGTGGCGCTGATCAGCAGCCTGAGCGCCTGCTCGATATGGCCTAAAAGTCCGGTTCTGAGCGTTTACCGCCTGCCCGCCACGCACCTGCCTGCGCACACCGGCAGCACCACGTGGACACTGCGGGTGAACACGCCCTACAGCAGCCAACTGCTCGACAGCACGCGGATTGCCGTGGTGCCGCCGGGCGATCAAGTCAGCGCCTACCAGGGCGTACGCTGGAGCGATCGCGCGCCTCTGCTGCTGCGTGATCGGCTGATCGACGCCTTCCTTGATGACGGCCGCCTAAGGGCAGTCAGCAGTGATAGCGCACGCCTGCAGGCTGACCTTGAACTGGACGGCGACCTGCGCGCCTTCCACAGCGAATACCAGAACGGCCAGCCGGTCACGCGCATCCTGTTCGAAGCGCGGCTGGTGCAAAGCGGCACGCTGCGTATCCTCGCCAGCCGGCGCTTTAACGTCAGTCAAACAGCCCGCGACACGTCAGTACCCGCGGTGGTCAACGCCTTCGGCGAAGCGGGCGACCAACTGGCCCGCGAGGTGCTGGAATGGACGTTAAGCCAAGGCCAGACAGCACAGCAGCAGTGA
- a CDS encoding nucleoside deaminase translates to MDRFMQAAIDEARQGLAEGGIPIGSVLVHNGQIIGRGHNRRVQQGSAIRHGEMDALENAGRQTAQTYRESVLFTTLSPCAMCSGAILLYGIPKVVIGENQSFLGEEALLRERGVSLEVLHNSECLHLMQGFIAAQPTLWNEDIGE, encoded by the coding sequence ATGGATAGATTTATGCAAGCAGCCATCGACGAAGCTCGCCAAGGTCTGGCCGAAGGCGGTATCCCGATTGGTTCAGTGCTGGTGCATAACGGCCAAATTATTGGCCGCGGGCACAACCGACGCGTGCAGCAAGGCAGCGCCATTCGCCATGGTGAAATGGACGCCTTGGAAAACGCCGGACGGCAGACCGCACAGACTTACCGCGAGTCGGTGCTCTTCACCACCCTCTCGCCTTGCGCGATGTGCAGTGGAGCCATTCTGTTGTATGGCATTCCTAAAGTGGTCATCGGCGAGAACCAGAGCTTCCTCGGCGAGGAAGCGCTGCTGCGCGAGCGCGGCGTAAGCCTTGAGGTGCTGCACAACAGCGAATGCCTGCACCTGATGCAGGGCTTTATCGCCGCCCAGCCAACCCTGTGGAACGAAGATATCGGTGAATAG
- a CDS encoding RecQ family ATP-dependent DNA helicase — MSTLERVFGFQQLRPGQERVVSAVLAGRSAAAIFPTGSGKSLCYQLPALHLPHLTLVVSPLLALMQDQLAFLHGRGISAASIDSAQSREAASAVMARAKSGELKILMISVERLKNERFRHFISQVPISLLVIDEAHCISEWGHNFRPDYLKLPDYQRQFGIPQVLLLTATATPPVIADMQKKFAIAADDVVTTGFYRANLNLLVEPVSGADKQRRLEQWLGGKAGQPSIVYVTQQKTAEQVAARLSQCGIAASAYHAGMPHDAREAIQRQFMAGQINCIVATIAFGMGIDKSDIRNVVHFDLPKSIENYSQEIGRAGRDGQPSDCLVLANRDSLNVLENFVYGDTPELGGIRCVLDELLANAQGGEWELMLNSLADQSNIRQLPLKTLLVQLELRGIIAPRYAYFAEYCFKYLLEPEALLAKFDGERRQFVEALISTSQRARTWCAVDFDLLYQQSQAERGRVIKALDYFQEKGWVELESKQMTEVYALLDPHFDPAALSAELHGYFSQQEASEIRRIHAMLALFASEQCLSQRLAAYFGDDNAPQQCGHCSVCRGQVARLPAPPALSSLAEQDVRGLCDGFSRKHQEVKGSQPSSECLTRFLCGISVPLFTKLKARQISGFAALEEYPYAEVRAWLLAQQG, encoded by the coding sequence ATGAGTACCCTTGAGCGCGTGTTTGGCTTTCAGCAGCTGCGCCCCGGTCAGGAGCGGGTTGTCAGCGCCGTGCTGGCGGGCCGTTCAGCGGCGGCCATCTTCCCCACGGGCTCGGGCAAGTCGCTGTGTTACCAGTTGCCGGCCTTGCACCTACCGCACCTGACGTTGGTGGTCTCGCCGCTGCTGGCCTTGATGCAGGACCAATTGGCGTTTCTGCATGGTCGGGGCATCAGCGCCGCCAGTATCGACTCGGCGCAAAGCCGAGAGGCCGCCAGTGCGGTAATGGCCCGGGCGAAATCCGGCGAGCTGAAAATTCTGATGATCTCGGTCGAGCGCCTGAAGAACGAGCGCTTCCGTCATTTCATCAGCCAAGTACCGATTTCCCTGCTGGTGATCGACGAGGCGCATTGCATCTCCGAGTGGGGGCACAACTTCCGTCCGGACTACCTGAAATTACCGGATTATCAGCGTCAGTTCGGCATACCGCAGGTGCTGCTGCTGACCGCCACGGCAACGCCGCCAGTGATTGCCGACATGCAAAAGAAGTTCGCCATTGCCGCGGATGATGTGGTCACCACCGGCTTCTACCGGGCCAACCTCAATCTGTTGGTTGAGCCGGTTAGTGGTGCTGACAAACAGCGCCGTCTAGAGCAATGGCTGGGGGGCAAGGCCGGGCAGCCGAGCATCGTTTACGTCACGCAGCAAAAAACCGCTGAGCAGGTGGCTGCGCGCCTGAGCCAGTGTGGCATTGCTGCCAGCGCTTACCACGCCGGGATGCCGCACGACGCGCGGGAGGCGATCCAGCGCCAGTTTATGGCCGGGCAGATCAACTGCATCGTCGCCACCATCGCCTTCGGCATGGGCATCGACAAGAGTGATATCCGCAATGTGGTGCACTTTGACCTGCCTAAATCCATCGAGAATTACAGCCAGGAAATCGGTCGCGCCGGCCGTGACGGCCAGCCCTCGGATTGTCTGGTGCTGGCCAATCGCGACAGCCTCAACGTGCTGGAAAACTTCGTGTATGGCGACACGCCGGAGTTGGGCGGCATTCGCTGCGTGCTCGATGAGTTGTTGGCTAATGCTCAGGGTGGCGAGTGGGAGTTGATGCTCAACTCGCTTGCCGATCAGAGCAATATCCGCCAGCTGCCGCTGAAAACCCTGCTGGTGCAGTTGGAGCTGCGCGGCATCATCGCACCGCGCTATGCCTATTTCGCCGAGTATTGCTTCAAGTACTTGCTAGAGCCTGAGGCGCTGCTGGCCAAGTTCGACGGCGAACGGCGGCAGTTTGTCGAGGCGCTGATCAGTACCTCGCAGCGCGCACGCACCTGGTGCGCGGTGGATTTCGACCTTCTCTATCAGCAAAGCCAAGCCGAGCGTGGTCGGGTGATCAAAGCGCTGGATTATTTTCAGGAGAAAGGCTGGGTCGAGCTGGAAAGCAAACAGATGACCGAGGTTTATGCATTGCTTGACCCGCATTTCGACCCGGCCGCGCTGAGCGCCGAATTGCACGGCTATTTCAGCCAGCAGGAGGCCAGTGAGATCCGCCGGATTCACGCCATGCTGGCCTTGTTTGCCAGCGAGCAATGCCTAAGCCAGCGTTTGGCCGCTTACTTTGGTGACGATAATGCGCCGCAGCAGTGCGGGCATTGTTCGGTATGCCGTGGGCAGGTCGCCCGCCTGCCTGCGCCGCCAGCCTTATCGTCTTTGGCTGAGCAGGATGTACGTGGGCTATGCGACGGCTTTTCGCGCAAACATCAGGAGGTGAAAGGCAGCCAGCCGAGCAGTGAATGCCTAACGCGCTTTCTCTGCGGCATCAGCGTGCCGCTATTTACCAAGCTCAAGGCGCGTCAGATTAGCGGGTTTGCGGCGCTGGAAGAGTATCCCTATGCCGAGGTGCGAGCGTGGTTGCTCGCTCAACAAGGCTAG